A genome region from Meriones unguiculatus strain TT.TT164.6M chromosome 19, Bangor_MerUng_6.1, whole genome shotgun sequence includes the following:
- the Rpp40 gene encoding ribonuclease P protein subunit p40 isoform X3, with product MEIGPYYSVKNLPLHEFITHEFINTFVKKGSFSALTYSTRIDEDNTVALLPNGKLILSLDKDTYEETGLQGYPSRYSGRKPMKFIISIDLMDLSLNLDSKKYERISWSFKEKKPLKFDFLLAWHHTGAEESTVMSYFSKYQIQEHQPKMSLSTVRELQCPVLQSSALAGEPEEACSALELFDWLGAVFCSADLNNQPYNFVSTYCCPQPSTVIAQACLCTITGFLLPEKIHVLLEQLCHYFDEPKLAPWVTLTVQGFADSPVSWRENEHGFQKGGEHLYNFVVFNNQDYWLQMAVGANDDCPP from the exons ATGGAAATTGGACCCTATTACTCTGTGAAGAACTTACCTCTCCATGAATTCATTACACATGAATTCATCAACACCTTTGTAAAGAAAG GTTCATTCTCTGCATTAACATACAGTACAAGGATTGATGAAGATAACACTGTTGCTCTCCTACCGAATG GAAAATTAATTTTATCGCTGGATAAAGATACTTATGAAGAAACTGGACTTCAAGGTTATCCCTCTCGGTATTCTGGCAGAAAACCGATGAAGTTTA TCATTTCCATTGATTTAATGGATTTATCCCTTAACCTGGATTCTAAGAAGTATGAAAGAATATCTTGGtccttcaaagaaaagaagcCTTTGAAGTTTGATTTTCTTTTGGCTTGGCATCATACAG GTGCGGAAGAATCAACGGTGATGTCCTACTTTTCCAAATACCAAATTCAGGAACATCAGCCAAAAATGTCactgagcacagtgagagagctaCAGTGTCCAGTGCTGCAGAGCAGCGCGCTTGCAGGGGAGCCGGAGGAGGCCTGCAGTGCCCTGGAGCTCTTTGACTGGCTTGGAGCTGTCTTCTGCAGTGCGGACCT AAATAACCAGCCTTATAATTTCGTATCAACCTACTGCTGTCCCCAGCCAAGCACAGTGATAGCCCAAGCCTGTCTGTGTACAATCACAGGTTTCCTACTGCCAGAGAAGATACATGTCCTTCTGGAACAGCTGTG tcacTACTTTGATGAACCAAAGTTAGCTCCATGGGTCACCTTGACAGTTCAAGGCTTTGCAGACAGCCCTGTTTCATGGAGAGAGAATGAACATGGTTTCCAAAAAGGAGGAGAGCACTTATACAACTTTGTGGTTTTTAATAATCAGGACTATTGGCTTCAGATGGCTGTCGGGGCAAATGATGACTgtccaccataa
- the Rpp40 gene encoding ribonuclease P protein subunit p40 isoform X1: MATLRRLQEAPRHLLVCEKSNFGHDKSRHKHLVETHYHNYRVSFLIPECGLLSKELKDLVMEIGPYYSVKNLPLHEFITHEFINTFVKKGSFSALTYSTRIDEDNTVALLPNGKLILSLDKDTYEETGLQGYPSRYSGRKPMKFIISIDLMDLSLNLDSKKYERISWSFKEKKPLKFDFLLAWHHTGAEESTVMSYFSKYQIQEHQPKMSLSTVRELQCPVLQSSALAGEPEEACSALELFDWLGAVFCSADLNNQPYNFVSTYCCPQPSTVIAQACLCTITGFLLPEKIHVLLEQLCHYFDEPKLAPWVTLTVQGFADSPVSWRENEHGFQKGGEHLYNFVVFNNQDYWLQMAVGANDDCPP; encoded by the exons ATGGCCACGCTGCGCAGGCTGCAAGAGGCGCCCCGGCACTTACTGGTCTGTGAGAAATCCAACTTCGGCCACGACAAGTCTCGCCATAAGCATCTCGTGGAGACACACTATCATAATTACAGG GTTTCCTTTCTTATTCCTGAATGTGGACTGCTGTCAAAAGAGCTGAAAGACCTGGTCATGGAAATTGGACCCTATTACTCTGTGAAGAACTTACCTCTCCATGAATTCATTACACATGAATTCATCAACACCTTTGTAAAGAAAG GTTCATTCTCTGCATTAACATACAGTACAAGGATTGATGAAGATAACACTGTTGCTCTCCTACCGAATG GAAAATTAATTTTATCGCTGGATAAAGATACTTATGAAGAAACTGGACTTCAAGGTTATCCCTCTCGGTATTCTGGCAGAAAACCGATGAAGTTTA TCATTTCCATTGATTTAATGGATTTATCCCTTAACCTGGATTCTAAGAAGTATGAAAGAATATCTTGGtccttcaaagaaaagaagcCTTTGAAGTTTGATTTTCTTTTGGCTTGGCATCATACAG GTGCGGAAGAATCAACGGTGATGTCCTACTTTTCCAAATACCAAATTCAGGAACATCAGCCAAAAATGTCactgagcacagtgagagagctaCAGTGTCCAGTGCTGCAGAGCAGCGCGCTTGCAGGGGAGCCGGAGGAGGCCTGCAGTGCCCTGGAGCTCTTTGACTGGCTTGGAGCTGTCTTCTGCAGTGCGGACCT AAATAACCAGCCTTATAATTTCGTATCAACCTACTGCTGTCCCCAGCCAAGCACAGTGATAGCCCAAGCCTGTCTGTGTACAATCACAGGTTTCCTACTGCCAGAGAAGATACATGTCCTTCTGGAACAGCTGTG tcacTACTTTGATGAACCAAAGTTAGCTCCATGGGTCACCTTGACAGTTCAAGGCTTTGCAGACAGCCCTGTTTCATGGAGAGAGAATGAACATGGTTTCCAAAAAGGAGGAGAGCACTTATACAACTTTGTGGTTTTTAATAATCAGGACTATTGGCTTCAGATGGCTGTCGGGGCAAATGATGACTgtccaccataa
- the Rpp40 gene encoding ribonuclease P protein subunit p40 isoform X2, producing the protein MTCTVSFLIPECGLLSKELKDLVMEIGPYYSVKNLPLHEFITHEFINTFVKKGSFSALTYSTRIDEDNTVALLPNGKLILSLDKDTYEETGLQGYPSRYSGRKPMKFIISIDLMDLSLNLDSKKYERISWSFKEKKPLKFDFLLAWHHTGAEESTVMSYFSKYQIQEHQPKMSLSTVRELQCPVLQSSALAGEPEEACSALELFDWLGAVFCSADLNNQPYNFVSTYCCPQPSTVIAQACLCTITGFLLPEKIHVLLEQLCHYFDEPKLAPWVTLTVQGFADSPVSWRENEHGFQKGGEHLYNFVVFNNQDYWLQMAVGANDDCPP; encoded by the exons ATGACCTGCACG GTTTCCTTTCTTATTCCTGAATGTGGACTGCTGTCAAAAGAGCTGAAAGACCTGGTCATGGAAATTGGACCCTATTACTCTGTGAAGAACTTACCTCTCCATGAATTCATTACACATGAATTCATCAACACCTTTGTAAAGAAAG GTTCATTCTCTGCATTAACATACAGTACAAGGATTGATGAAGATAACACTGTTGCTCTCCTACCGAATG GAAAATTAATTTTATCGCTGGATAAAGATACTTATGAAGAAACTGGACTTCAAGGTTATCCCTCTCGGTATTCTGGCAGAAAACCGATGAAGTTTA TCATTTCCATTGATTTAATGGATTTATCCCTTAACCTGGATTCTAAGAAGTATGAAAGAATATCTTGGtccttcaaagaaaagaagcCTTTGAAGTTTGATTTTCTTTTGGCTTGGCATCATACAG GTGCGGAAGAATCAACGGTGATGTCCTACTTTTCCAAATACCAAATTCAGGAACATCAGCCAAAAATGTCactgagcacagtgagagagctaCAGTGTCCAGTGCTGCAGAGCAGCGCGCTTGCAGGGGAGCCGGAGGAGGCCTGCAGTGCCCTGGAGCTCTTTGACTGGCTTGGAGCTGTCTTCTGCAGTGCGGACCT AAATAACCAGCCTTATAATTTCGTATCAACCTACTGCTGTCCCCAGCCAAGCACAGTGATAGCCCAAGCCTGTCTGTGTACAATCACAGGTTTCCTACTGCCAGAGAAGATACATGTCCTTCTGGAACAGCTGTG tcacTACTTTGATGAACCAAAGTTAGCTCCATGGGTCACCTTGACAGTTCAAGGCTTTGCAGACAGCCCTGTTTCATGGAGAGAGAATGAACATGGTTTCCAAAAAGGAGGAGAGCACTTATACAACTTTGTGGTTTTTAATAATCAGGACTATTGGCTTCAGATGGCTGTCGGGGCAAATGATGACTgtccaccataa